A part of Diachasmimorpha longicaudata isolate KC_UGA_2023 chromosome 11, iyDiaLong2, whole genome shotgun sequence genomic DNA contains:
- the LOC135167701 gene encoding uncharacterized protein LOC135167701 isoform X1 codes for MVSPLVSVIPASLCAGPPEKTLRSLETLDSASSSSQYVLQVSSFDYLMSLLYLLCAFLYRVQSSALFDLYARFQSLLDWLLSLCSSRLHQGTLFPSLHGLAGHAMWKDSVRATWILSTSSSNLSFLQGLTRPTLSLSSRFLSKESQSGALGFLRRQSCCSLAHPSMLNLMRRWSESVSSRSILQSMHRPASRQVHMVMSTMH; via the coding sequence ATGGTCTCCCCGCTTGTCAGCGTGATTCCAGCCAGCCTTTGTGCAGGGCCCCCCGAGAAAACCCTGCGGAGTCTGGAGACCCTTGATAGtgcctccagttcctcacagtatgttctccaggtgagctcctttgattACTTAATGAGTCTCTTATATCTCCTGTGCgcatttctgtacagagtccagtcaTCGGCTCTCTTCGATCTGTACGCTCGGTTCCAGAGtctcctggactggcttctcagcctgtgCAGTTCTCGACTCCATCAAGGCACTTTGTTCCCTAGCCTGCATGGTTTAGCCGGGCATGCCATGTGGAAGGACTCGGTCAGGGCGACGTGGATTctctccacctcgtcctccaacctgtcCTTCCTGCAGGGCCTCACGCGTCCTACCCtgagcctttcctccaggtttCTCTCaaaggagtcccagtcgggggcccttgggtttctgcgcaggcAATCCTGCTGTAGCCTGGCACATCCCTCAATGCTAAATCTAATGCGTCGATGGTCGGAGAGTGTGTCTTCCCGGTCCATTCTACAGTCCATGCATCGCCCCGCCAGTCGGCAGGTGCACATGGTTATGTCGACGATGCATTGA
- the LOC135167529 gene encoding arylsulfatase B-like — protein MTQCLNIHVPLITPQLIIVETYSLINDTYRFLNDISGSNQIPPPNIDALSYNGVILNNHYAGAVCTPSRAALLTGKYPINLGMQHLALEATEPRGLPLTEKLLPQYLKEGGYATHIVGKWHLGFYKKEYTPTFRGFDSHFGYWSGHQDYYNHEFESSDNYRGYDMRRNMSVSYETKNRYFTDLYTEETIRLIDNHNKSTPMFIYLAHAAVYSGNSENLLQAPDEEVAKFSYISGPERR, from the exons ATGACCCAATGCTTGAATATTCATGTTCCACTAATTACACCACAGCTTATTATCGTGGAAACTTACTCCTTAATTAATGATACCTATCGATTCTTAAATGATATATCG gGCTCTAATCAGATCCCGCCTCCGAATATCGATGCACTTTCTTACAATGGTGTTATCCTGAATAATCATTATGCTGGTGCAGTATGCACACCGAGCCGAGCAGCATTATTAACGGGAAAATATCCTATTAATCTTGGGATGCAGCACTTGGCACTCGAGGCAACCGAACCGAGAGGACTTCCATtaactgaaaaattactgcctcaa tacCTGAAAGAAGGAGGATATGCaacccatatcgttgggaaatGGCATTTGGGTTTCTACAAAAAAGAATACACCCCGACGTTCAGAGGCTTCGATTCTCACTTCGGATACTGGAGTGGACATCAGGATTACTATAATCACGAGTTTGAGTCATCG GATAATTATCGTGGTTACGATATGAGAAGAAATATGTCAGTTTCATACGAAACTAAAAATCGCTATTTCACAGATCTTTACACAGAGGAAACCATTCGATTAATTGACAATCACAACAAATCCACCCCCATGTTCATATACCTCGCACATGCTGCAGTTTACAGTGGAAATTCAGAGAACCTCTTGCAAGCACCTGACGAGGAAGTAGCGAAATTCTCGTACATCAGTGGCCCGGAAAGACGATAA
- the LOC135167701 gene encoding uncharacterized protein LOC135167701 isoform X2 — MFSRVQSSALFDLYARFQSLLDWLLSLCSSRLHQGTLFPSLHGLAGHAMWKDSVRATWILSTSSSNLSFLQGLTRPTLSLSSRFLSKESQSGALGFLRRQSCCSLAHPSMLNLMRRWSESVSSRSILQSMHRPASRQVHMVMSTMH, encoded by the exons atgttctccag agtccagtcaTCGGCTCTCTTCGATCTGTACGCTCGGTTCCAGAGtctcctggactggcttctcagcctgtgCAGTTCTCGACTCCATCAAGGCACTTTGTTCCCTAGCCTGCATGGTTTAGCCGGGCATGCCATGTGGAAGGACTCGGTCAGGGCGACGTGGATTctctccacctcgtcctccaacctgtcCTTCCTGCAGGGCCTCACGCGTCCTACCCtgagcctttcctccaggtttCTCTCaaaggagtcccagtcgggggcccttgggtttctgcgcaggcAATCCTGCTGTAGCCTGGCACATCCCTCAATGCTAAATCTAATGCGTCGATGGTCGGAGAGTGTGTCTTCCCGGTCCATTCTACAGTCCATGCATCGCCCCGCCAGTCGGCAGGTGCACATGGTTATGTCGACGATGCATTGA